The following are encoded in a window of Rosa chinensis cultivar Old Blush chromosome 4, RchiOBHm-V2, whole genome shotgun sequence genomic DNA:
- the LOC112198624 gene encoding disease resistance protein RUN1, protein MASLTTSSSSSSLPLSSTDHQNHYTYEVFLSFRGEDTRFNFTDHLHTALCQRGIENFRDDGLRRGEEISSALLKAIEESRVSIIVFSQNYASSRWCLDELVKILDCRKSRGHEVRSIFYKVDPSDVRHQRGAFGEAFYALDQCKYKDSMDKWKAALKEAADLSGWPFKDGEYESKFIDKIVGELSAQVINPSCELQVAANPIGIESCRQDVNRLLHTEENIVRMVGIWGPGGIGKTTIAKDVFNSIHHKFAGSCFLADVRSNYLTQLQERLLFDILRDPALKVNSVDQGVSLIKTMMRHKKILLILDDVSHSNQLQNLIPCPNCFGPGSRILITTRDKRWLIAHQVDEVYEVKMLDYDQALVLFSLNAFKINGPPSDYLELARRAICYAQGLPLALIVLGSHLFRRSREEWEATLDSCREDPHREIRNVLKISYDALGVDLKGYFLDIACFFKGMHINHVKPILEACYDLKSVIGIKQLQEKALIRIDRDNEIWMHDLIEEMGKDIVYQESPGEPGERSRVWSKEDVDHVLTYNTGTNKIIGIQARVFWRSFKISLNAKSFSGMKNLRYISMSEMMEYEFFSGDIDYLSNQLRWLDWSKCPLQSFPSNFHANKLVNLDISESCGITRLWEGRKNFSRLTCMNLRGCDSITELPDFSGIPNLKELNLCECRNLVGVPDSVGFLPNLVILNVDRCFDLIMFPRKINWKYAETISIRSRKLEEFSKVGKEMSSLRILDISDTCIKELDESIGNLIGLEWLDLFNCKNLTTLPCSIYGLQNLKRFELTNCSKLVSFPTNTKILNVDGCSLSLPKLQIFDIGGCSLLSDCDFLMTLDCWETLKWLNLSRNNFVSLPACITKFVNLGWLDLRDCKRLREILELPPYVRPDISGCESLRRFSKLTNPGAVIEAESSLCSKTPKRHCTAEELSMEPTLVIPPKRQRTGQASMVHFAHEMVLLNPQSP, encoded by the exons ATGGCTTCTTTGACCActagttcttcatcttcttctctcccaCTTTCTTCTACTGATCACCAAAATCACTACACATACGAGGTGTTCCTGAGTTTTCGAGGCGAGGATACGCGCTTTAATTTTACAGATCATTTGCACACTGCTTTGTGTCAGAGGGGAATTGAGAACTTCAGAGATGATGGGCTcagaagaggagaagaaatatcatCGGCTCTTCTCAAAGCAATTGAGGAATCGAGAGTTTCAATCATCGTCTTCTCTCAAAACTATGCTTCGTCAAGGTGGTGCTTAGATGAACTGGTCAAGATACTTGACTGCAGAAAATCAAGAGGACATGAGGTTAGATCGATTTTCTATAAGGTGGATCCCTCAGATGTCCGACACCAAAGAGGTGCTTTCGGTGAGGCATTTTATGCGCTTGATCAATGCAAATACAAGGATAGCATGGACAAATGGAAGGCAGCTCTCAAGGAAGCAGCAGATTTGTCTGGATGGCCTTTCAAGGATGGCGA GTACGAGTCTAAATTTATCGACAAAATTGTTGGGGAGTTGTCTGCCCAAGTGATAAACCCTTCATGTGAGTTGCAAGTAGCTGCAAATCCTATTGGAATAGAATCTTGTAGACAAGATGTCAATAGACTTTTACACACCGAGGAAAATATTGTTCGCATGGTAGGCATATGGGGGCCTGGTGGAATAGGAAAGACCACAATTGCAAAAGATGTGTTTAATTCAATTCACCATAAGTTTGCTGGTAGTTGTTTCTTGGCAGATGTTAGATCAAATTACCTAACTCAATTGCAAGAGAGGCTTTTGTTTGATATTTTAAGGGACCCAGCTTTGAAGGTGAATAGTGTTGATCAGGGAGTCAGTTTAATAAAGACAATGATGCGACATAAAAAAATTCTCTtaatccttgatgatgtgtctCATTCCAACCAATTGCAGAACTTAATTCCATGCCCAAATTGTTTTGGGCCGGGCAGTAGAATTCtcataacaacaagagataaaCGTTGGCTAATTGCTCATCAAGTTGATGAAGTATACGAGGTCAAAATGTTAGATTATGATCAAGCTTTGGTGTTGTTTAGCTTGAATGCATTCAAAATAAATGGACCTCCAAGTGATTATCTGGAACTTGCACGACGTGCTATATGTTATGCCCAAGGCCTTCCATTAGCTTTGATTGTTTTAGGGTCTCATCTATTTCGTAGAAGCAGGGAGGAGTGGGAAGCTACATTAGATAGTTGTAGagaagatccccatagagagaTAAGAAACGTTCTCAAAATAAGTTATGATGCTCTGGGAGTAGATTTGAAAGGATATTTTCTTGATATTGCTTGTTTCTTTAAAGGTATGCATATAAACCATGTGAAACCAATACTAGAAGCTTGCTACGACCTCAAATCAGTGATTGGTATTAAACAACTCCAAGAAAAGGCCTTAATAAGAATTGACAGAGATAATGAGATTTGGATGCATGACTTGATAGAAGAAATGGGTAAAGACATAGTGTATCAAGAGTCACCTGGTGAGCCCGGGGAACGCAGCAGAGTATGGAGCAAAGAAGATGTCGACCACGTTCTAACATATAATACA GGCACAAATAAAATTATAGGCATCCAGGCCCGGGTCTTCTGGCGATCTTTTAAGATATCTTTGAATGCTAAAAGCTTCTCAGGGATGAAGAATCTTAGATATATTTCTATGAGCGAAATGATGGAGTATGAATTCTTTTCTGGAGACATTGATTATCTCTCCAACCAATTGAGATGGCTTGATTGGTCTAAATGTCCGTTGCAATCCTTTCCATCTAATTTTCATGCAAACAAACTTGTAAATCTCGATATTTCTGAAAGTTGCGGCATCACACGGCTATGGGAGGGACGTAAG AATTTTTCAAGGCTAACATGTATGAATTTAAGGGGTTGTGATTCCATAACAGAACTCCCAGACTTTAGTGGAATCCCCAACTTGAAGGAGTTGAATCTATGTGAATGTCGCAATTTAGTCGGGGTTCCGGATTCCGTTGGATTCCTTCCTAACCTTGTCATCTTGAATGTTGACCGCTGCTTTGACCTTATTATGTTTCCAAGAAAAATCAACTGGAAATATGCAGAAACTATTTCTATCCGCTCTCGCAAGCTTGAGGAATTTTCAAAAGTCGgaaaagagatgagttccttgagAATTTTGGATATATCAGACACTTGCATTAAAGAATTGGATGAGTCAATTGGAAATCTCATTGGGCTTGAATGGTTGGATCTTTTTAATTGCAAAAATCTTACAACTCTACCGTGCAGCATTTATGGATTGCAAAATTTAAAGAGGTTTGAGCTTACTAACTGCTCGAAACTTGTCAGCTTTCCAACAAATACCAAAATTTTGAATGTTGATGGTTGCTCACTATCACTTCCCAAGCTACAGATCTTCGATATCGGAGGATGCAGTTTATTATCAGATTGTGATTTCCTGATGACTCTTGATTGCTGGGAAACATTAAAGTGGCTTAATCTGTCAAGAAACAATTTTGTTAGTCTTCCTGCTTGCATCACCAAATTTGTCAACTTGGGGTGGCTTGACTTGCGGGATTGCAAGAGACTCCGAGAAATTCTGGAGCTTCCGCCATACGTTAGGCCAGACATAAGTGGTTGTGAATCACTGAGGAGATTCTCGAAATTGACAAATCCTGGAGCTGTGATAGAGGCGGAGTCGTCTTTGTGTTCCAAAACTCCAAAACGACACTGCACCGCGGAAGAGTTGTCTATGGAACCAACGCTAGTGATTCCTCCAAAACGACAACGTACCGGGCAAGCATCAATGGTTCATTTTGCTCATGAAATGGTTCTCCTCAATCCCCAATCCCCATGA